The nucleotide window GCCAATTAACATTAGTACAACACCCTATCAGGTAAATGTAAATGGTGCGGGAGGTGTTATAATTGGAGATAGCTGGATTTTAACCGCAGCACATGTAGTATCAGGATTAACTGCTAACCAGGTACATATTATTGCTGGAACTACTGACCTGACAAGCTTCCCTGCTACAAGACAAGATAGGGTGGCAGACAATATTATTATTAAAGATGGGTATAGTGGTACGTTCAATGATATTGCATTGATTCATCTGTCAGCTCCGCTTATGTTTAACACTGTTATTACTCCGATTATCTACGCTACAGCTGAAGATCCCGTTGCTATTAATACAATTGCCAGGGTGTCAGGTTGGGGACTTATTACGTTCAGTCCCAATACTACAACCAATAATTTATATGCAACAGATGTAAGAGTCTCGAATCTTTCTACGAGCCACCTCATATACACAAGTTCAACTACTTCTTCGCAGCAAGGCCCTTGTTACGGCGATAGCGGTGGTCCCCTCACAACCCATATAACAGGAATAGGGCCTGTTTTGATTGGAATTGTAAACGGCTGGGGTGATTGTAATTCAGGTGAAAAAGGGTACGCCCGTGTTTCTCACTTTGCAGATTGGATTAAAGAGCAGACTGGAGGTTTAGATAGGCCAAGGATAGAAGGACTCTCTTCGTTTTGTAATACTGCTGATTATACCATTAGTAATTTACCAATGGGGGCCACTGTGAACTGGAGCGTAAATCTTTCCAATTATGCCTCTCTAACTACCAGTGGAAATACGGCTACTCTAACTTCGTTAATACCGGCTTTAAATACGGTTATCTTAAATGCGTCGGTTACCTCTTCAACTTTAGGGACCATTTCGCTTAATCCATTTTTGATCGCTGCAAATAAAAATGATTTAGATCCTAATCTGGCCGCTTGCTACGCTATTGTAGGTGGTGCGCCGGGACCCTGTTTTTACAACTACGATAACGGCTCAGGTGATGCGAGTATTGTGATAACAAATGAGGTAAACCCGGGGACATTTGAGGAAACTGTTTCTCTGGTAAGCCCAAATGTAACAAGTATGGGCATCACAATAGAGAGCAAAACGCCTTATAATGGTAATGTGAGTCTCTTTACAGTTAACGGAACTCAATATACAATTCGTATGAAAGGCGATGTGGGGGCAACATTTAAAGTGACTTATCAGGGAGAATGCGGTTCGTCAATCACGAAGTACGCTTATGTTAGAACTCCGGGAGGTCCGCCTATGTTGCCTATTATAGACTAAGATGTAAGTCTGAGTGTTTATGTTAAGGCGTCTTAACATTTTCATTTTAAGACGTTCTTGTATCATTTTACACAAACTATTTTAGCAATACAACATAACATATTCAACTTGCAATAGTTGTTTTTGCTGCCACTAATTACCGTGGTAAGTTAGCCCTTTAATTGCCGCACCAACGCCACATATTCCTGCATTGCCTCCTCTTTTGTTTTTCCTCTTAAAGCTTCCCAGGCATTATATTTAGCCTTATTTACAATGTTAAAAGGGTTGGAGGGGGGATCAATATTAATATCTCCAACCGAGCCTTGTTTGTAGAGGGAATAGAGTTGTAGTAATATGTCGTTGGATGGCTTTTCGCTCAGGGACTTACTCTCTTCTGCCGCTTTTTCAAATTGTTGTTGCAGTTCCATATTTTTTTAATTTATCTGAAAATAAGAAATCATTGTATCTGATCCTTAGCTGCTGCAAAATCTTGTTCGTCGTCAATAAAAATGCCATCCGCGAAGATGGCATTTTTTATCTTTTGGGTATCCAGTATCCAATATCTGGCATCCAGCATCTTATTGAGTTACCTCGGTAATCGGCTTGCCAATGGCTCCATTAGGCATTTGAATGCGTAATAAGGCCGCAACAGTAGGTGCTATATCGGTCATATACACTTCACGGTTACTTTTTCCGGGCTTAATGCCCCAGCCCATCCAAACTAATGGAATATGGGTGTCGTGCGGGTTCCAGGTACCATGTGTAGTTCCTGTTCCACCATATCCGCCTTCAAACCAGGCGGGGTAGGGTATCAACTGTATGGTGCCCGAGCGTTTGTTATTATAGCCATTAATGGTCATTTGTTTCACTACTTCAGGAACCGGCTCAGCACCTATATTTTCTACATCAATGACAAATTGCAGTTCAGGTACATCCTTTAAAAACTTCAAAGAGGCTTTTTTAATCGCGTCATAATCTAGTTTCTGTTCCTTAATTACTTTTTTATTAAAATTGATCTGGTAATTAGTGTTAGACAGCACTATTTTCTCTGCGCCAAACTGAGCTTTTAAAGCATCGTTAAGGCTGGTGGTGATCTTTTTTAACTCAAGGAATTCTGCAGGCATCTTATACTCTTTCATGAAGTTGATGGCATGCGCAGCTCCATGATCTGCCGTAAGAAATACCAGGTAGTTCCCTTTACCTAATTTCTGATCCAGATATTTGTAAAATGCACCCAGCTCTCTGTCTAAACGCAAATACACGTCTTCAATCTCGATAGAATTGGGACCATATTTATGGCCCACATAGTCGGTAGAAGCACAGTTAATGGTCAGAAAGTCCGTAGCAGTGCCACCGCCAAGGTTATTGCCCTCAATAGCAGCTTTGGCAAAATCCAATGTAAGGGTATTGCCATAAGGAGAGCTGCGGATCACATCTTTATCAGTTTTGTACACGTCTTTCAGGTGATGAGGAAATGCAGTAGTGGTTTCACCTTTGAATTTCCCTTCCCACTTCACATCGTCTGCAGTACTTTGTTTATAAGTATTGATGGGATAAAGTGTGGTCCATGGAGTAGCAGTTAGTCTGCCCGGCTCGTCTTTGGCGTTAAAATCTTTCACCCATTTAGGCAGCTCGTTCATGTACCAGGTGCTGGTAATAAAATCACCATTAACATCATCAAACCAGAAAGCTCCCGTGGGATTATGGCCGGCAGGTAAAATTGATGCCCTGTCTTTAAGGGATACGCCAATTACTTTGGATTGAAAATTGGTAGCTAAACGGAGTTCATCCGTTATCGTTGTTGCGAGCAGGTTTCTTGGCGACATTTTGCCGGCGCTTGAGTTGCTGCCTACACCCTGAACCGTTGAGTCATCGGTGCAATACACATTTTTCCCTGAGGCCTGGTCGATCCAGTTATTACCTGCGATTCCGTGTAAAGCAGGTACTGAACCGGTGAATACGGTAGTATGACCAATTGCGGTATAGGAGGGAATGTAATTGATAAAAGTATTCTCGCAGCTAAAGCCTTCGTTCAACATACGTTTAAAACCGCCGGTAGCTTCATAACGGTCGTAATACCGGTACAGGTAATCCCAGCGCATCTGGTCAATTACCAGGCCAACTACCAATTTAGGGCGTTTAACGGGTTGTGCGAAAGCAGCAAAGGCGATGATTAAAAATAAAATAGAGAGTAATGATCGTTTCATTAAATATTATTGTTCTTCAAAAATAGGGATTTGAATAAAGGTCGAAAATAAACTTTTATACTAAGAGCAAGAAAGAAAAATGCAGGTGCAGGCAGCTGTGCATTCCTGATCTTGCTGATACAATAATTATATTTTAAAAAAAGCAGCAATTATGGTAAACCAAGCTCTGTACTTAGGTTTGTTCCGTTACGTGTATACTCTTTTGCCAGCACGCCGTTTTTAAATATCTGGGTTTTTAAGGTAGCGTCACCGGTCGTTCCAGTAGCATAAACCACAATGTATGCATTTCGGGGCTTAAGCTTATAAGTAATATCACTTTCAAAAAAGTTGGCTTCTACGTCGTTCGGAACATTGATCGTTTCAAAAGCGCCATCGTTATCAATATTATAGGTTACCGAACTAATCAGGGCTCCCTGGGAACCCTCCACTCTGTAACTGATCTCATATATGTTTTCATCAATTTGTTCTTTCTTGCAGGAAACAAAAGATAGTACCGCCCAAACGGTTATAACGGAGCAGAACATAAATTTCATAAAGACTTAGTTTTGAGCCGCTAAGATAAATAACTTCATTTATATTCTGACGTTTTTCTGTTTGCCGTATAATGTGTGATATCCTTATAAAAGGAGGGATAGCTACAGTGATACAGGCAAGCTAAGGCAGGTTGAGTAATGGTATTCTGCCGGGGCGTTTTTTTGCAGGTTTGAAGACAACCTATTGGTATGCATTTCAAATATATAGTATTTATGAAAGCAGGCTGCAGCTTAAATTGCAGCGGGCGTACGATGGCATTGACAGCGTGGACGGATAAGTTTTTCCGGCTTGACCGGATATTTTTTCGAAAAGTCATCTGTTTCTTTAAAAATTATTTCCTAAAAATTAGATTATTCAAATACTTAACTGTACATTTGCACTCCCATTTCAAAAAGGGTATCTAACAATGTCGCAAAGAATCAGAATAAAATTACAGTCTTACGATCACAATTTAGTTGATAAATCAGCAGAGAAAATCGTTAAAACTGTACGTAGCACTGGCGCTGTAGTAACAGGCCCTATTCCTCTTCCTACACACCGTAAAATATTCACTGTTCTTCGCTCTCCACACGTAAATAAAAAGAGCCGTGAGCAGTTTCAGTTAGCTACTCACAAAAGACTGTTGGATATTTATACTTCTTCTTCACGCACTGTAGATGCATTGTCTAAGTTAGACCTGCCAAGTGGTGTTGAGGTTGAGATCAAAGCCTAAGGCTTCCGGATCCTTTGGGATTCAAAACATTAGTTCTTACAAGAAAATGTCATCTCTCAACTCCTAAAGGAAAAAAAGAGCTCTGATTAAAAATATTCTCAACGATAAATAGTTGAGAGCCAACATAAAACAAGCCGTTCAGGGTTTGTTTACTATCAGTACTTCCCCATAAAGGAAAAGGTTGATAGTCCCGAGACCTGCCCGACTGAGTAATTCAGGCGGGATAATCGGGAGGGATCGATTGAAGCTTTCATTTTGCTTCAAGTCCCCGATAATACCCTGTCCTGCTATTTAAATCGCAAAAAAATGAAAGGTATTATTGGAAAAAAATTAGGGATGACCAGCATCTACGATCCTTCAGGCAAACAAACCGCCTGCACGATCATTGAAGCAGGTCCTTGTGTTGTTACACAGGTTAAAACGAAAGACACAGACGGATACGATGCATTACAGGTATCGTTTGGTGACAAAAAAGAAAGCCGCACTAACCAGGCAGAAAAAAACCACTTTGCAAAAGCTAACACTGCAGCAAAAAAGTTTTCAACAGAATTTCGTGATTTTTCAATAGCAAAAGCCCTTGGCGAAACTATAGGCGTTGACATTTTCTCTGAAGGAGAAAAAGTTAGCGTTGTTGGCACGTCTAAAGGTAAAGGTTTCCAGGGTGTTGTTAAACGTCATGGTTTTAGTGGGGTAGGTGAGCAGTCTCACGGACAACACGATCGTCAAAGAGCTCCGGGTTCACTGGGTAACTCTTCTGACGCTGCACGCGTTATGAAAGGTATGCGCATGGCTGGCCGTATGGGCGGTGACCGCGTTAAAATGAAAGGTTTAAAAGTGGTGAAAATTTTCGCTGAAAAGAATTACATACTGGTAAGCGGATCTGTTCCGGGGCATATTGGTTCTATCGTTTTAATTCAAAATTAATATAACCCAAACCTTAACATATAAATTAAAGTAAGATGCAAGTTGAAGTTTTAAATATACAAGGTAAGGGTACCGGTCGTTCGGTTGAATTACCCGATGATATCTTTGCAATTGAGCCTAACGATCACGTTATGTATCTTGCAGTTAAACAATATTTAGCTGCACAGCGCCAGGGTACTAACAAAGTTAAAACCCGTGCTGAAGTAAAGGGTTCGAGCAAAAAGTTACACAAACAAAAAGGTACTGGTGGTAGCCGTAAGGGTAATATCCGTAACCCTTTATATAAAGGTGGTGGTACTATCTTCGGCCCTAAACCCCGCGATTATAGCTTTAAGCTGAACAAGAAAGTGAAAGACCTGGCTAAGATCTCTGCGCTTTCTTACAAAGCAAAAGCAAATGCTATTGTAGTAGTTGAGGATCTGAACTTCGAAGCTCCAAAAACAAAAGCATTTACAGGTGTATTAAACGCCCTGAATGTAGGAGAGAAAAAGCTGATGTTCGTTTCGGATGTATTTAACGATAATGTTGAATTGTCTTTACGTAATGTACCTTCTGTTTTAGGTGTATCGTTGAGCGACCTGAATACTTACGACATCGTTAACTCTGAAGTTTTAGTACTTACCGAAAGCGCTGCAAAAGTTTTCTCTGACGAGGAAGGAATTGTAGCAGAAGCATAAGCAAATTATCAAACGTATCAAATTAAAAGAAGATGAATCCTTCTCAAGTTTTAATAAAGCCAATTTTAACCGAAAAAGCAAATGCCCAGCAAGAAAAATTGCGTCGCTATGCTTTCAAGGTTGATAAAAGATCGAACAAGCTGGAGATCAAAAAAGCTATCGAAACTTTTTACGGTGTAAACGTAACAAGCGTAAATACAGTAGTTGCTCCTGCTAAAAATAAAACCCGTTATACCAAAGCTGGTTTTATTAAAGGTCAGAAACCTTCTTACAAAAAAGCTTACGTTACTGTAGCTGAAGGAGAAGAAATTGATCTGTACGCAAACTTGTAAATAGTTCATAGTTGATCGTTCATAGTAATGAACCATTAACAATGATCCATTAACTAAAAGAAAGGCAATCAACCGCCGCGAAGTGTTGCAATAAAAAATTGTTAGAAGAAACAAAATGGCAGTAAAGAAATTCAAACCGATGACAGCCGGAACCCGTTGGAGAATCGGGAACGCTTACGCTGAAATCACTACTAACCAGCCCGAAAAAAGCTTGTTAGAGACTAAAAAAAGCACTGGTGGTCGTAACTCTTCTGGTCATCTTACTATGAGATACAGAGGTGGTGGTCACAAGAAAAAATATCGTATCGTAGACTTTAAAAGAGATAAACATAACATAGAAGCTACTGTAGTTTCTATCGAGTACGATCCAAACCGTACGGCGTTTATTGCTTTGGTTGAATATACAGACGGAGAGAAGCGTTATATCATCGCTCCTCAGGGCCTGACTGTAGGTACAAAGGTTATTAGCGGAGACGCAGTAGCGCCGGAAATTGGTAATGCGTTGAAATTAAAGAACATGCCTTTGGGTACTAACGTTCACAATATCGAATTAAACCCTAGCCAGGGTGGTAAATTGTCTCGTAGCGCAGGTTCTTCTGCCCAGCTTACGAACAAGGAAGAAAAATATGCGGTATTGAAAATGCCTTCCGGCGAATTAAGAAAAGTTTTGATTAACTGTTTTGCTACCGTTGGTGTAGTAAGTAACAGCGATCATAGCCTGCAAAGCATGGGTAAAGCTGGTAGAAACAGGTGGAAAGGTATCAAACCAAGAAACCGTGGTGTTGCCATGAACCCTGTAGATCACCCAATGGGTGGTGGTGAAGGCCGTGCATCGGGAGGTCAGCCTCGCAGCCGTAACGGTCAATACTCTAGAGGCCTGAAAACAAGGACCAAAGGAAAGGGTAGCGACAAGTTGATCATTCAACGTAAAAACGGTAAGAAGCTTTCTAAATAATTAATAACTGGAAATTAGAAATTAAGATATGGCTCGTTCAATTAAAAAAGGTCCTTATATAGCTACTCACTTAGAGAAAAAAGTGTTAGCAATCAATGAAGGAAGCGCAAAAAAATCGGTGATTAAAACCTGGAGCCGCCGCTCTACTATTTCTCCTGATTTCGTAGGCCACACATTTGCGGTACATAACGGTAACAAATTTATCCCGGTTTATGTAACAGAATTTATGGTAGGACATAAGTTAGGTGAGTTTGCGCCAACACGCCAGTTCAAAGGTCACGCTGGTGGTAAATAATAATTAGTAAAGAAATTATAACAAGGTATAGTTTAAGGCAGCGAGGACTTCAAAACTTTAAACTTTAAACCTGTCTGCCGGCAGGCAGGCTTCAAATTTATAAAATGGAAGCAGTAGCAAAACTTAGAAATTATCCAACATCTCCTCGTAAAATGAGGCTGCTCGCTGATCTGATTCGTGGTCAGAAAGTAGAGTTAGTGTTGGCTGAATTAGAACATAACCCGAAGCACTCTTCAGTACCTTTGCGCAAGCTGGTATTGAGTGCCATCAGCAACTGGAAACAAAAGAATGAAGGTGGCGATGAAACAGGATTAGTGGTTAAAACTATTTTTGTAGATGGTGGTAGAACTTTAAAGCGTATGCGTCCAGCACCGCAGGGTCGTGGATACCGCGTGCGTAAACGTAGCAACCACGTTACTGTGATTGTAGACGTAAAAGGTGAAGATGCCAAAGCTTCTAAAAAAGCTAAACCTGCCCGCCAGGCAGGTGGGACTGCAACTAATAAGACAAAAGAAACTAAAAACGCATAACCAATAAACATGGGTCAAAAAGCAAATCCAATTGGTAACAGGTTAGGTATCATCCGCGGATGGGAATCTAATTGGTATGGAAGCAAAAGAGATTTCGCTTCTAAGTTAATCGAAGATAACAAGATCAGAACTTACCTGAATGCCCGTATCAACAAGGGTGGTATTTCTAAAATCGTTATCGAAAGAACTTTAGGTAAATTAATCATTACGATTCATACATCTAAACCAGGTAT belongs to Niabella yanshanensis and includes:
- the rplV gene encoding 50S ribosomal protein L22, which translates into the protein MEAVAKLRNYPTSPRKMRLLADLIRGQKVELVLAELEHNPKHSSVPLRKLVLSAISNWKQKNEGGDETGLVVKTIFVDGGRTLKRMRPAPQGRGYRVRKRSNHVTVIVDVKGEDAKASKKAKPARQAGGTATNKTKETKNA
- the rplW gene encoding 50S ribosomal protein L23: MNPSQVLIKPILTEKANAQQEKLRRYAFKVDKRSNKLEIKKAIETFYGVNVTSVNTVVAPAKNKTRYTKAGFIKGQKPSYKKAYVTVAEGEEIDLYANL
- the rplD gene encoding 50S ribosomal protein L4, with the protein product MQVEVLNIQGKGTGRSVELPDDIFAIEPNDHVMYLAVKQYLAAQRQGTNKVKTRAEVKGSSKKLHKQKGTGGSRKGNIRNPLYKGGGTIFGPKPRDYSFKLNKKVKDLAKISALSYKAKANAIVVVEDLNFEAPKTKAFTGVLNALNVGEKKLMFVSDVFNDNVELSLRNVPSVLGVSLSDLNTYDIVNSEVLVLTESAAKVFSDEEGIVAEA
- the rpsS gene encoding 30S ribosomal protein S19, giving the protein MARSIKKGPYIATHLEKKVLAINEGSAKKSVIKTWSRRSTISPDFVGHTFAVHNGNKFIPVYVTEFMVGHKLGEFAPTRQFKGHAGGK
- the rplB gene encoding 50S ribosomal protein L2, encoding MAVKKFKPMTAGTRWRIGNAYAEITTNQPEKSLLETKKSTGGRNSSGHLTMRYRGGGHKKKYRIVDFKRDKHNIEATVVSIEYDPNRTAFIALVEYTDGEKRYIIAPQGLTVGTKVISGDAVAPEIGNALKLKNMPLGTNVHNIELNPSQGGKLSRSAGSSAQLTNKEEKYAVLKMPSGELRKVLINCFATVGVVSNSDHSLQSMGKAGRNRWKGIKPRNRGVAMNPVDHPMGGGEGRASGGQPRSRNGQYSRGLKTRTKGKGSDKLIIQRKNGKKLSK
- a CDS encoding serine protease, translating into MRKLQACLVLVILLSAFIGCSKTDTILQEPEPENIKKPETQSIIGGSPINISTTPYQVNVNGAGGVIIGDSWILTAAHVVSGLTANQVHIIAGTTDLTSFPATRQDRVADNIIIKDGYSGTFNDIALIHLSAPLMFNTVITPIIYATAEDPVAINTIARVSGWGLITFSPNTTTNNLYATDVRVSNLSTSHLIYTSSTTSSQQGPCYGDSGGPLTTHITGIGPVLIGIVNGWGDCNSGEKGYARVSHFADWIKEQTGGLDRPRIEGLSSFCNTADYTISNLPMGATVNWSVNLSNYASLTTSGNTATLTSLIPALNTVILNASVTSSTLGTISLNPFLIAANKNDLDPNLAACYAIVGGAPGPCFYNYDNGSGDASIVITNEVNPGTFEETVSLVSPNVTSMGITIESKTPYNGNVSLFTVNGTQYTIRMKGDVGATFKVTYQGECGSSITKYAYVRTPGGPPMLPIID
- the rpsJ gene encoding 30S ribosomal protein S10, whose translation is MSQRIRIKLQSYDHNLVDKSAEKIVKTVRSTGAVVTGPIPLPTHRKIFTVLRSPHVNKKSREQFQLATHKRLLDIYTSSSRTVDALSKLDLPSGVEVEIKA
- the rplC gene encoding 50S ribosomal protein L3; amino-acid sequence: MKGIIGKKLGMTSIYDPSGKQTACTIIEAGPCVVTQVKTKDTDGYDALQVSFGDKKESRTNQAEKNHFAKANTAAKKFSTEFRDFSIAKALGETIGVDIFSEGEKVSVVGTSKGKGFQGVVKRHGFSGVGEQSHGQHDRQRAPGSLGNSSDAARVMKGMRMAGRMGGDRVKMKGLKVVKIFAEKNYILVSGSVPGHIGSIVLIQN
- the pafA gene encoding alkaline phosphatase PafA; the encoded protein is MKRSLLSILFLIIAFAAFAQPVKRPKLVVGLVIDQMRWDYLYRYYDRYEATGGFKRMLNEGFSCENTFINYIPSYTAIGHTTVFTGSVPALHGIAGNNWIDQASGKNVYCTDDSTVQGVGSNSSAGKMSPRNLLATTITDELRLATNFQSKVIGVSLKDRASILPAGHNPTGAFWFDDVNGDFITSTWYMNELPKWVKDFNAKDEPGRLTATPWTTLYPINTYKQSTADDVKWEGKFKGETTTAFPHHLKDVYKTDKDVIRSSPYGNTLTLDFAKAAIEGNNLGGGTATDFLTINCASTDYVGHKYGPNSIEIEDVYLRLDRELGAFYKYLDQKLGKGNYLVFLTADHGAAHAINFMKEYKMPAEFLELKKITTSLNDALKAQFGAEKIVLSNTNYQINFNKKVIKEQKLDYDAIKKASLKFLKDVPELQFVIDVENIGAEPVPEVVKQMTINGYNNKRSGTIQLIPYPAWFEGGYGGTGTTHGTWNPHDTHIPLVWMGWGIKPGKSNREVYMTDIAPTVAALLRIQMPNGAIGKPITEVTQ
- a CDS encoding acyl-CoA-binding protein, which translates into the protein MELQQQFEKAAEESKSLSEKPSNDILLQLYSLYKQGSVGDINIDPPSNPFNIVNKAKYNAWEALRGKTKEEAMQEYVALVRQLKG